In one Aeromicrobium wangtongii genomic region, the following are encoded:
- a CDS encoding cysteine hydrolase family protein: protein MTLTRDASALLVIDMQNGFLDPKGSMAAIGMPTDQLQPSIEGTQRLIEAARAAGVPVIFTRYQYMAGYADGGILPNELVPAMRDADALLAGSWDADVADAVAPLDGEVIIDKARPSSFYGTQLEPVLTGLGVRNLVLCGVTTNICVETTARDAGQRDYRVHVVADACAEFEQARHDHALNTIGFTFGWVNTVDEVVQAWRP, encoded by the coding sequence ATGACCCTCACCCGCGACGCCAGCGCACTGCTCGTCATCGACATGCAGAACGGATTCCTCGACCCCAAGGGGTCCATGGCCGCGATCGGGATGCCGACCGACCAGCTGCAGCCCTCCATCGAGGGCACCCAGCGGCTGATCGAGGCCGCACGTGCGGCGGGCGTGCCGGTCATCTTCACCCGCTACCAGTACATGGCCGGCTACGCGGACGGCGGCATCCTGCCCAATGAGCTGGTCCCCGCGATGCGCGACGCGGACGCCCTGCTGGCCGGGTCGTGGGACGCCGACGTCGCCGATGCCGTGGCGCCCCTCGACGGCGAGGTGATCATCGACAAGGCCCGCCCGAGCTCGTTCTACGGCACGCAGCTGGAGCCCGTCCTGACCGGCCTCGGCGTGCGCAACCTGGTGCTGTGCGGTGTCACGACCAACATCTGCGTCGAGACCACGGCCCGCGACGCCGGCCAGCGCGACTACCGCGTCCACGTGGTGGCCGATGCGTGCGCCGAGTTCGAGCAGGCACGTCACGACCACGCGCTGAACACGATCGGCTTCACCTTCGGCTGGGTCAACACGGTCGACGAGGTCGTCCAGGCCTGGCGCCCCTGA
- a CDS encoding acyl-CoA thioesterase, whose amino-acid sequence MFPGVWRGLDGIYGGYVLARVVEAVRVVDGFEPMSVSIQFTGAVRDVDSDWRVEVLHHGGSTAAVGVELVQGHPRLTAFGKLGGAQGERLLDFPIDLSDLPAPESLESYRFASAMPYESFLDHRLIDDPAHVRRGTTRAWIRFDESVQQAPELGRYGLAAIFLDAQPPGLFFTDPPPVYVPTVDFTIHFAPGGEFDRHGWHYVTQSTMWATAEFCVEESRLYDRSGSFIAQVRQTRRIVWSR is encoded by the coding sequence ATGTTCCCCGGGGTGTGGCGCGGTCTCGACGGCATCTACGGCGGCTACGTCCTGGCCCGGGTCGTCGAGGCGGTGCGGGTCGTCGACGGCTTCGAGCCGATGAGCGTCAGCATCCAGTTCACCGGTGCCGTGCGCGACGTCGACAGCGACTGGCGTGTGGAGGTCCTGCACCACGGTGGCTCGACGGCGGCCGTGGGGGTCGAGCTCGTGCAGGGGCATCCGCGCCTGACGGCCTTCGGCAAGCTGGGCGGGGCGCAGGGCGAGCGACTGCTGGACTTCCCGATCGACCTGTCCGATCTGCCGGCGCCGGAGTCCCTGGAGTCGTACCGCTTCGCCTCGGCGATGCCGTACGAGAGCTTCCTGGACCACCGGTTGATCGACGACCCCGCGCACGTGCGGCGGGGGACGACCCGCGCCTGGATCCGCTTCGACGAGTCGGTCCAGCAGGCGCCTGAGCTGGGCCGGTACGGTCTGGCGGCAATCTTCCTGGACGCCCAGCCACCGGGGCTGTTCTTCACCGACCCGCCGCCGGTCTACGTCCCGACGGTCGACTTCACGATCCACTTCGCGCCCGGCGGCGAGTTCGACCGCCACGGCTGGCACTACGTCACCCAGAGCACGATGTGGGCCACGGCTGAGTTCTGCGTCGAGGAGTCCCGGCTCTACGACCGGTCCGGCTCGTTCATCGCCCAGGTACGCCAGACCCGCCGCATCGTCTGGTCCCGCTGA
- a CDS encoding cupin domain-containing protein, giving the protein MPRPTTLDLTAAEQPWREVPMPGANQGLRVVPLASAGSTFAILTRFPEGFERLTPGGYRCAEEFLVLDGHLQIEGRTFARGDLTYIPAGFLRTSMIAPEGCTALAWFGGPATFVEADELGQDAVGEGIESIHIDALLEADLLVTSEARWSVGALAAAEHDDTVDLGLTRWSHGEHPVPDGSGLVLRRTPIA; this is encoded by the coding sequence ATGCCCCGACCGACCACCCTCGACCTGACCGCCGCCGAGCAGCCCTGGCGCGAGGTGCCCATGCCCGGCGCCAACCAGGGTCTGCGGGTCGTGCCGCTGGCGTCGGCCGGTTCGACCTTCGCGATCCTGACCCGCTTCCCGGAGGGGTTCGAGCGGCTCACGCCCGGTGGGTACCGCTGTGCCGAGGAGTTCCTGGTGCTGGACGGCCACCTGCAGATCGAGGGACGCACCTTCGCGCGCGGCGACCTGACCTACATCCCGGCGGGCTTCCTGCGCACCAGCATGATCGCCCCCGAGGGCTGCACGGCGCTGGCGTGGTTCGGCGGCCCGGCCACCTTCGTGGAGGCGGACGAGCTCGGCCAGGACGCCGTCGGCGAGGGGATCGAGTCGATCCACATCGACGCCCTGCTCGAAGCGGACCTGCTGGTGACCTCCGAGGCACGCTGGTCCGTCGGTGCGCTGGCCGCGGCCGAGCACGACGACACGGTCGACCTGGGGCTGACCCGGTGGTCGCACGGTGAGCACCCGGTGCCGGACGGCTCCGGACTGGTCCTGCGCCGGACGCCGATCGCCTGA